The Colias croceus chromosome 21, ilColCroc2.1 genome window below encodes:
- the LOC123701305 gene encoding galactose mutarotase-like, which translates to MVHLTEQHFGSFNEEPVKKFTWQTSSGFSVSVISYGAIVQSIKVPDQNGEIKDVVLGYDTFEDYVTKNARFFGSTIGRCANRIRGGTFQLDGVTYQLAKNNGDNHLHGGIIGFNKVNWQSVVDGTKVVFSYLSKDGEEGYPGELLVNVTYEVKDDDCLYIDFKATTDKKTIVNMTNHSYFNLAGHESGSQGLFDHVITVNADKITESNAVNIPTGRLLKVGGTPFDLRVPVRLGDIISKHEKLFDHNFCVSDSGMEGLNFVAKVEHPASGRTLEVYSNQPGVQVYTGYFLPAPGDQAIIGKQGVEYRRNAAFCLETQVYPDAINHPHFPSVVLKPGEVYDHRVMYNFGGMRE; encoded by the exons ATGGTGCACTTAACTGAACAACACTTCGGAAGTTTCAATGAGGAGCCAGTGAAGAAGTTTACTTGGCAAACCAGCAGTGGATTTTCCGTGTCTGTCATATCTTATGGAGCTATTGTACAATCTATTAAG GTCCCAGACCAAAATGGTGAAATAAAAGACGTAGTCCTAGGATATGATACATTCGAAGACTACGTGACCAAGAACGCTCGGTTCTTCGGCTCTACCATCGGGAGGTGCGCTAATAGAATCCGCGGTGGAACCTTCCAGTTGGATGGAGTTACTTATCAACTGGCCAAGAATAACGGAGACAATCACTTGCATGGAGGGATTATTGGTTTCAATAAG gtAAACTGGCAATCCGTTGTAGACGGCACTAAGGTTGTCTTCAGCTACTTATCAAAAGATGGCGAGGAGGGATATCCTGGAGAATTGCTAGTCAACGTGACATACGAAGTGAAGGATGATGACTGCTTATACATCGACTTCAAGGCTACTACTGACAAGAAGACGATCGTCAATATGACTAACCATTCCTATTTTAACTTGGCTGGTCATGAGTCCGGCTCGCAAGGGTTGTTTGACCACGTGATTACTGTTAACGCTGATAA GATAACAGAGAGCAACGCAGTAAACATACCAACCGGGCGTCTTCTTAAAGTTGGAGGAACTCCCTTTGATTTACGTGTTCCAGTCCGACTTGGAGATATTATCAGCAAACATGAGAAATTATTCGATCATAATTTCTGTGTATCTGATAGTGGCATGGAG GGCCTCAACTTCGTAGCAAAAGTAGAGCACCCTGCATCAGGTAGAACCCTGGAAGTATACAGCAACCAGCCTGGTGTTCAGGTCTACACTGGCTACTTCTTACCAGCCCCTGGAGACCAGGCCATCATCGGCAAGCAGGGGGTGGAGTATCGACGAAACGCAGCTTTCTGCCTCGAGACCCAAGTGTACCCTGATGCTATTAATCACCCCCACTTCCCGTCTGTGGTGTTGAAGCCAGGGGAAGTTTATGATCATAGGGTGATGTACAATTTTGGTGGTATGAgggaataa
- the LOC123701394 gene encoding galactose mutarotase-like codes for MVYLNQEDFGTFKNEIVKKFTWRTDRGFSVSVISYGAIIQSIRVPDKDGISRDVVLGFDNLDGYVTRNSPYLGATVGRCANRIGGAEFQIDSKTYIVAKNIGNDHLHGGIVGFDKVNWTSSVDGTKVTFSYLSKDGEEGYPGNLITNVIYEVTDDDALHLTFKSITDKKTLLNLTNHSYFNLAGHDAGADGLFDHVISINADKITETSSESIPTGRFTKVGGTPFDLRIPIRLGDAMSKADDLFDDNFCVTTFGRKDLTFVSRVYHPDTGRYLELYSNQPGVQLYTGNSLPDPSDSALIGKDGVGYRRHGAFCLETQNYPDAIHHNNFPDGVLKPGDVYEHKVVYRFGVERNNGPRVVSV; via the exons ATGGTGTATCTAAATCAAGAAGACTTcggtacatttaaaaatgaaatagtgAAGAAGTTCACTTGGCGGACGGATAGAGGGTTTTCTGTGTCTGTGATTTCTTATGGAGCCATCATACAATCTATTCGG GTACCCGACAAAGATGGTATCAGCAGAGACGTGGTCCTAGGTTTCGACAATCTAGATGGCTATGTGACCAGAAATAGCCCCTACCTGGGGGCTACAGTTGGTCGATGTGCCAACAGAATAGGAGGTGCTGAGTTCCAAATAGATAGCAAAACGTATATAGTGGCTAAGAATATTGGTAATGATCACTTGCATGGCGGAATCGTCGGATTTGACAAG GTAAACTGGACTTCATCAGTTGATGGTACAAAAGTAACATTCAGTTATTTATCCAAGGACGGTGAAGAAGGCTACCCTGGGAACCTTATAACCAACGTCATCTATGAGGTGACAGATGACGATGCTCTTCATCTTACCTTTAAGTCGATAACAGATAAGAAGACCTTGTTGAACCTGACCAATCACTCGTATTTCAACCTGGCCGGCCATGACGCCGGTGCAGACGGTTTATTTGATCATGTAATCAGTATTAATGCTGATAA GATAACAGAAACAAGTTCAGAGTCTATCCCCACCGGCCGCTTTACCAAAGTGGGCGGGACCCCGTTTGACTTACGTATTCCCATTCGTCTTGGAGACGCTATGAGCAAAGCAGACGATTTGTTTGATGATAACTTCTGTGTTACTACGTTTGGGAGAAAG GATTTGACCTTCGTCTCCCGAGTATACCATCCAGACACAGGAAGATATCTAGAACTCTACAGCAACCAGCCCGGAGTCCAACTATACACTGGCAATTCTCTCCCAGATCCATCAGATTCTGCCCTCATTGGTAAAGATGGGGTCGGATATAGACGCCATGGAGCATTTTGTTTGGAAACCCAAAATTATCCAGATGCCatacatcataat